The proteins below are encoded in one region of Paeniglutamicibacter cryotolerans:
- a CDS encoding glutathione peroxidase, translating into MEIRNIPIDKMDGTKTSLNEYAGDVVLVVNVASRCGLAPQYAKLEELQREYGNRGFSVLGFPSNQFLQELSSKEAIQEFCSTTYGVTFPVFDKIRVNGRHTHPLYSELKKTKDDGGKAGRIRWNFEKFLILPNGQTRCFSPRTEPDDPAIVGLIEANLPR; encoded by the coding sequence ATGGAGATCAGGAACATTCCCATCGACAAGATGGATGGCACCAAGACGTCGTTGAACGAGTACGCCGGCGACGTGGTGCTGGTGGTGAACGTGGCATCGCGGTGCGGTCTGGCCCCGCAGTACGCCAAGCTCGAGGAGCTCCAGCGCGAGTACGGCAACCGCGGCTTCAGCGTGTTGGGCTTCCCCAGCAACCAGTTCCTTCAGGAACTATCGAGCAAAGAAGCGATCCAGGAATTCTGCTCGACGACCTACGGGGTCACCTTCCCGGTGTTCGACAAGATCCGGGTCAACGGCCGCCACACGCACCCGCTCTACAGCGAGCTGAAGAAGACGAAGGACGATGGCGGCAAGGCCGGGCGGATCCGCTGGAACTTCGAGAAGTTTCTCATCCTGCCCAACGGGCAGACCCGCTGCTTCAGTCCGCGGACCGAACCGGACGATCCGGCCATCGTGGGGCTGATCGAAGCCAATCTGCCACGTTGA
- a CDS encoding PaaI family thioesterase codes for MSEQRPTAPTPESMTDGTWMIALGELDLKMGIKIVEESVQKVVATMPVEGNRQSFGLLHGGASLAVGEAVGSWAAVKHASTMGKSAVGVDVSATHHKGAREGTITITATPISLGRRMTSHQVVLQNEAGERLCTMRITNLVIDIRK; via the coding sequence ATGAGCGAGCAGCGCCCGACAGCCCCCACGCCCGAGTCGATGACCGACGGGACATGGATGATCGCCCTGGGCGAACTGGACCTCAAGATGGGCATCAAAATCGTCGAAGAATCGGTGCAAAAGGTCGTTGCCACCATGCCGGTCGAGGGGAACCGGCAGTCCTTCGGGCTGTTGCACGGCGGCGCATCGCTGGCGGTCGGTGAGGCCGTCGGCTCCTGGGCGGCAGTCAAGCACGCCTCCACCATGGGCAAGTCCGCCGTCGGAGTCGATGTCTCGGCCACCCACCACAAGGGCGCCCGCGAGGGGACGATCACCATCACTGCCACCCCGATCAGCCTGGGCCGGCGCATGACCAGCCACCAGGTAGTGCTTCAGAACGAGGCCGGCGAGCGCCTATGCACGATGCGGATCACCAACCTGGTCATCGACATCAGGAAGTAG
- a CDS encoding IS256 family transposase, with protein sequence MEELKASGAFDELMGQIDRGEIELDGKDGFIQHLIRAGLERGLKTELTEHLGYEKHEYAGREVTNSRNGSYPKTVSTSAGDIDLAVPRDRAGTFVPRLVPKGTRHTGQLADMIVSLYAGGMTVRDIEHHLASTLGTELSRETISKITDEILDEVIAWQNRPLDPIYPIMYLDAIVIKVRDGAHVKNKAAHIAVGVDMDGIKHVLGIWIAAAEGAKFWAQVCSELANRGVKDVLIVCCDGLTGFPEAIEATWPHATVQTCVVHLIRSSMRFVSYADRQKVAAQLRLIYTAPNEEAAGAALKEFSDGEWGTRYPAAVKTWQSAWERFTPFLAFPPALRKVIYTTNAIESLNFQLRKVTKNRGHFPNDAAAVKLLWLAICNIEDKRAIERAKVRAGTRASSGRLLEGAKTTGWNQALQYLCLTYPERVEAYLD encoded by the coding sequence ATGGAAGAACTCAAGGCCTCGGGGGCCTTCGATGAGCTGATGGGCCAGATCGACCGCGGCGAGATCGAACTCGATGGCAAGGACGGGTTCATCCAGCACCTGATCCGGGCCGGTCTGGAACGGGGCCTGAAGACCGAATTGACCGAGCACCTGGGCTACGAGAAGCACGAGTACGCCGGCCGCGAGGTCACGAACTCCCGCAACGGTTCCTACCCCAAGACGGTGTCCACCAGCGCCGGGGACATCGACCTGGCAGTACCGCGGGACCGGGCCGGGACCTTCGTCCCGCGCCTGGTTCCCAAGGGCACCCGGCATACCGGGCAGCTGGCGGACATGATCGTGAGCCTCTATGCCGGGGGCATGACGGTGCGGGACATCGAACACCACCTGGCCTCCACCCTGGGCACCGAACTCTCGCGCGAGACGATCTCGAAGATCACCGACGAGATCCTTGACGAGGTCATCGCCTGGCAGAACCGCCCCTTGGATCCGATCTACCCGATCATGTACCTGGATGCGATCGTGATCAAGGTCCGCGACGGCGCGCACGTGAAGAACAAGGCCGCGCACATCGCCGTGGGCGTGGACATGGACGGGATCAAGCACGTGCTGGGGATCTGGATCGCCGCGGCCGAGGGCGCGAAGTTCTGGGCGCAGGTCTGCTCCGAGCTGGCCAACCGCGGGGTGAAGGACGTGCTGATCGTCTGCTGCGACGGGCTCACCGGTTTCCCCGAGGCCATCGAGGCGACGTGGCCCCACGCGACGGTGCAGACCTGCGTGGTGCACCTGATCCGTTCTTCGATGCGTTTCGTTTCCTACGCAGACCGGCAGAAGGTCGCCGCCCAGCTGCGGCTCATCTACACGGCCCCGAACGAGGAAGCCGCCGGTGCGGCCCTGAAGGAGTTCAGCGACGGCGAGTGGGGCACCAGGTATCCGGCGGCGGTGAAGACGTGGCAGAGCGCCTGGGAGCGTTTCACCCCGTTCCTCGCGTTTCCCCCTGCCTTGAGGAAGGTCATTTATACGACCAATGCCATCGAGTCGTTGAATTTCCAACTTCGAAAAGTCACCAAGAACCGTGGTCACTTCCCTAACGACGCGGCCGCGGTGAAGCTGCTGTGGTTGGCGATCTGCAACATCGAGGACAAGCGCGCCATCGAACGTGCCAAGGTCCGGGCCGGCACCCGGGCCTCCAGCGGACGCCTCCTGGAGGGGGCCAAGACCACCGGTTGGAACCAGGCCCTGCAGTACCTGTGCCTGACCTATCCCGAACGCGTGGAAGCCTACCTGGATTAG
- a CDS encoding helix-turn-helix domain-containing protein: MGCRLGGLPEARGMTLSRFSELTGISVVNLSVLKHSRAQAIRYSTLLLICDALGCEGGAASRGHEVADAGLDSLKRP; this comes from the coding sequence ATCGGCTGCCGGCTCGGTGGGTTGCCCGAAGCCCGCGGCATGACACTGTCGAGGTTCAGCGAACTCACCGGGATCAGCGTGGTGAACCTTTCGGTGCTGAAGCATAGCCGGGCCCAAGCGATCCGCTATTCGACACTGCTCCTGATCTGCGATGCGCTGGGCTGCGAGGGGGGAGCTGCTTCCCGGGGGCACGAAGTAGCCGATGCCGGGCTGGATTCCTTGAAGCGACCTTGA
- a CDS encoding GNAT family N-acetyltransferase gives MTVIAPVTLTGTLVTLEPLGHAHHDELVDAVRDGDVHQLWYTAVPSPETMAAEIDRRLALAEAGSMLPFVARRNADGLVLGMTTYMGIDAALPRVEIGSTWNRASASGTGTNVDAKLLLLTHAFEGLGCPAVEFRTHWLNGPSRAAIERLGAKMDGILRSHLRMADGSLRDTVVYSIIASEWPGVRSGLVHRLRKHIA, from the coding sequence ATGACAGTCATCGCACCGGTCACGCTCACCGGCACCCTGGTCACGCTCGAACCGCTGGGCCACGCGCACCACGACGAACTCGTCGATGCTGTGCGCGACGGGGACGTGCACCAGCTCTGGTACACCGCCGTTCCCTCGCCGGAAACGATGGCCGCGGAGATCGACCGGCGGTTGGCGCTTGCCGAGGCGGGAAGCATGCTCCCGTTCGTGGCACGGCGCAACGCCGATGGACTCGTGCTGGGCATGACCACCTATATGGGTATCGACGCCGCCCTGCCGCGGGTGGAGATCGGGTCGACCTGGAACCGGGCATCGGCCTCGGGTACCGGGACGAACGTGGATGCGAAGCTGCTGCTGCTCACCCACGCGTTCGAGGGGCTGGGCTGCCCGGCAGTGGAGTTCCGCACGCACTGGCTCAATGGCCCATCGCGCGCGGCCATCGAACGGCTGGGCGCAAAAATGGACGGGATACTGCGTTCGCACCTGCGCATGGCCGACGGCTCGCTGCGCGACACCGTCGTCTACTCGATCATCGCCAGCGAATGGCCGGGAGTGCGTTCGGGGCTGGTGCACCGGCTGCGCAAGCACATCGCTTAG
- a CDS encoding serine protein kinase RIO, with the protein MKKHPPTRHGENPGTESIRRRQPRPDRGADWNMLDVGLAVNQRFSTWPDAGKLMRGPRPYPEFVIEDAAAIDTDLGVLKTGKEADVILLERAVPGNRALLASKRYRSETLRLFHRSAAYTEGRSVRRSRDARALEKGSGFGRSVEAAGWAASEWTCLRQCFEAGVPVPYPVQLDGTEVLMEFIGDPEHPGIAAPRLQQLHPAPDRLEGYWRQLLRAMEAMARLGYAHGDLSPYNVLGAGDRLVIIDLPQMVDLAGNSGAMELLKRDCANMCHWFTAHGHDADPEELFSTMAAAAR; encoded by the coding sequence ATGAAAAAACATCCCCCAACCCGTCACGGCGAGAACCCCGGCACTGAATCGATCCGCCGCCGGCAGCCCCGTCCGGACCGCGGCGCCGACTGGAACATGCTCGACGTCGGGCTCGCCGTCAACCAGCGCTTCTCCACCTGGCCGGACGCCGGAAAACTGATGCGCGGCCCGCGTCCCTACCCCGAGTTCGTCATCGAGGATGCGGCGGCCATCGACACCGACCTGGGCGTCCTGAAAACGGGCAAGGAGGCCGATGTCATCCTGCTCGAACGCGCCGTCCCCGGCAACCGGGCGCTCCTCGCCTCCAAACGCTACCGTTCCGAGACACTGCGCCTCTTCCACCGCTCGGCCGCCTACACCGAGGGGCGCAGCGTCCGCCGTTCACGCGATGCCCGCGCCCTGGAAAAGGGAAGCGGCTTCGGCCGCTCCGTCGAGGCCGCCGGCTGGGCCGCCTCCGAATGGACCTGCCTGCGCCAATGCTTCGAGGCCGGGGTCCCGGTCCCCTACCCGGTGCAGCTGGACGGGACCGAGGTCCTGATGGAATTCATCGGGGATCCCGAACATCCCGGTATCGCCGCGCCCCGCCTGCAGCAGCTCCATCCCGCACCGGACAGGCTGGAGGGCTACTGGCGGCAACTCCTCCGGGCGATGGAGGCCATGGCCCGACTCGGGTACGCCCACGGGGACCTGTCCCCCTATAACGTGCTCGGCGCCGGGGACCGGCTGGTCATCATCGATCTGCCCCAAATGGTGGATCTTGCCGGAAACAGCGGCGCGATGGAACTGCTGAAGCGCGACTGCGCAAACATGTGCCACTGGTTCACGGCGCACGGCCATGACGCGGATCCCGAAGAACTGTTCTCCACCATGGCAGCCGCGGCCCGGTAG
- a CDS encoding ASCH domain-containing protein produces the protein MTFERVQAAAVDKAAAALMWSDYAAAQPEAVRLCPDYTVEHFGDSAALADQLLHAVTHGLKRATSELAAEYLAAGESIPRVGSHWIACDGAGVPTVVLRSIELRLGDFASADAAFAYDEGEDDRSLERWRTEHRRYWQRGCAARGAKWRQDEEIVFERFTVVWPPEYADA, from the coding sequence ATGACGTTTGAACGGGTTCAGGCCGCGGCTGTGGACAAGGCGGCGGCGGCACTGATGTGGTCGGACTACGCGGCAGCCCAGCCGGAGGCGGTACGGCTGTGCCCCGACTACACTGTCGAGCATTTCGGGGATTCAGCTGCGCTCGCCGATCAGCTGCTGCATGCGGTCACCCATGGGCTCAAGCGCGCCACTTCCGAGCTGGCGGCCGAATACCTGGCCGCCGGCGAATCGATTCCCCGCGTCGGGTCGCACTGGATCGCCTGCGACGGCGCCGGGGTGCCGACGGTGGTGTTGCGCAGCATCGAACTACGGCTCGGCGACTTCGCCTCGGCCGATGCCGCCTTTGCCTACGACGAGGGCGAGGACGATAGGTCCCTGGAACGCTGGCGGACCGAGCACCGCAGGTACTGGCAGCGGGGGTGCGCTGCACGGGGTGCCAAATGGAGGCAGGACGAGGAGATCGTCTTCGAGCGCTTCACCGTTGTGTGGCCGCCGGAGTACGCCGACGCGTAG
- a CDS encoding VOC family protein: protein MNLTFMYHPVADPGAAVAFQHDVLGLDADWREGTDTVVFSLPGTEVQLMLDASGSSAAGPNGFYQVADVDAFHAARRDPVTCVEPPADLPPIRCAAFRDPAGNLMRIFHELAEHPGLA, encoded by the coding sequence ATGAACCTGACGTTCATGTACCATCCTGTGGCCGATCCGGGGGCTGCGGTGGCCTTCCAGCACGACGTGCTCGGTTTGGATGCGGACTGGCGCGAAGGAACTGACACGGTCGTCTTTTCCTTGCCCGGAACCGAGGTCCAGCTGATGCTCGACGCGAGCGGTTCAAGCGCTGCCGGCCCCAATGGTTTCTACCAGGTGGCCGACGTCGACGCGTTCCACGCCGCCCGCCGGGATCCGGTCACCTGCGTAGAGCCCCCGGCCGACCTGCCGCCGATCCGGTGTGCCGCATTCCGGGACCCCGCCGGAAACCTGATGAGGATCTTCCATGAACTCGCTGAACATCCCGGGCTGGCCTAA
- a CDS encoding class I SAM-dependent DNA methyltransferase, which produces MTETRWITATRSAYDTVAIDYAQLLLHELDGKSLDRALLAVFAEQAGQLPGRIADLGCGPGRVTRFLSNLGADVFGMDLSPKMVEVARNTYPDLRFGVGSMESLDLDDATLSGIVAWYSIIHAPPHALPGIFAEFHRTLIPGGCLLLAFQAGDARVDIKRAYGHEVDFDGYRLDPGNIAALLADAGLTVESTTVREPGYGESTPQAYLLASKAAA; this is translated from the coding sequence ATGACTGAAACCCGCTGGATCACCGCCACGCGTTCGGCCTACGACACCGTCGCCATCGACTATGCCCAGTTGCTGCTCCACGAGCTCGACGGCAAGTCGCTTGACCGGGCCCTGCTCGCGGTATTCGCCGAGCAGGCCGGGCAGCTGCCGGGGCGGATCGCCGACCTGGGCTGTGGGCCCGGTCGGGTGACACGGTTCCTATCCAACTTGGGGGCCGACGTCTTCGGGATGGACCTCTCCCCGAAGATGGTCGAGGTTGCCCGGAACACCTATCCGGACCTGCGCTTCGGAGTCGGTTCGATGGAGTCGCTGGATCTGGACGATGCCACGCTTTCCGGAATCGTCGCCTGGTATTCGATCATCCACGCTCCACCCCACGCGCTGCCGGGCATCTTCGCCGAGTTCCACCGGACCCTGATCCCGGGAGGGTGCCTGTTGCTGGCCTTCCAGGCCGGAGATGCACGGGTGGACATCAAACGCGCCTATGGCCATGAGGTCGACTTCGACGGTTACCGGCTGGATCCAGGGAACATCGCCGCGCTGTTGGCTGATGCCGGCCTCACCGTTGAATCCACGACGGTCAGGGAACCGGGCTATGGGGAATCGACGCCCCAGGCCTACCTGCTGGCCAGCAAGGCCGCGGCCTGA